The window TTACAGTCCCCCATGTATTTCAGGACCGATTCCTGATTTAACCCTAAAAACACATCCGGACGTTCAACCTTGGGATAATCAATTTCATCCGGACTGATAATGACTTCGGCCTTACTGGCGCCCCCCCGGGCAGCCGGTCCATAGGACTGGGTCTGTACCACATTCTGGCCGTCAATAATGGCCGCTTCGGCTAAAATAATTCCGGCAAGAATCAATCCCTGGCCTCCGGACCCACTTAAGCGAACTTCCCATGTTCCTGGCATACTAACTACCTCCCTGGAATTTCTCCATCAGCTTCTGGTATTCCGCTGTATACTCAGGCGCTTCGCCCCGGTGAAGAATCCCCACCGCAAATTTATCCGCCTGTTCCCCGGGCGTTAAATTTGCGTAACGCATGGCAGGGATCCCGTGATCTTTCTGCCACTTCAGCATATCTGCCGACGAACCCATTTTGTTATGCCGCCCGAAGGCGGTGGGACAGTGGGTTACCACTTCAATCAGGGAAAAACCGTTATTTTTATATCCTTCAATGATCAGATCCGTCAGCAGTTTGGTGTGATAGGTGGTGGCCCTCCCTACGAAGGTTGCACCGGCGGCAATGGCCAGGTTCGCCAGATTAAAAGGGCGTTCCAGGTTGCCGTAGGGAGAAGTGGTGGCCCGGCAGGTATTGGGTGTCATGGGTGAATATTGGCCGCCGGTCATGCCGTAAATGTTGTTATTAAATACTATGGTGGTAAGGTTAATATTGCGACGGGCTGCATGGATAAAATGATTGCCGCCGATGGCGGTGCAGTCACCGTCACCGGTCAACACAAAAACATTTAATTCCGGTTTGGCAAACTTAACCCCGGTGGCAAAAGCCAGAGCCCGGCCGTGGGTGGTATGGAGGGTATCAAAATCCAGGTAACCGGCGGCCCTGGCCGCGCAGCCAATACCCGACACCATGGTGGTACGGTCCTGATCCAGACACAATTGATCAATGGCCTTTACCAGGCAGTGTAAAATGATGCCGTTCCCGCAGCCCGGACACCACATATGAGGAAGTTTCTCCAAACGAAAATATTGTTCAATCACCGGGAGCATGTTCCATACACCTCCCTGATTTTATTTAAAATGGTTTCCGGCTTGGTTAATTCCCCGTCCGCCTGCAGACAGCCGGTCACCAGGCATCTTCCCCGACTGATCCGTTCCACTTCCAGCAGCAGTTGTCCGTAGTTCATTTCAGCCACCAGCAGTTTTTTTCCGGCTGCGGCCAATTGATCCACCGCCTTTTCCGGAAAGGGCCAAATGGTTTGGGGTCTAAAAACGCCCACCTTTAAGCCTTCCTCCCGGGCCAGTTTTACAGCCCGAGCCACCGAGCGCGCTGTGCCGCCGTAGGCGATGACCACCAGCTCTGCATCCTCGGTCCGGTCACTGTGATAGGTCACAATTTCATCCAGATGAGCGTAGATCTTTTGATGCAGACGCTTGAGCTGGGTATCAATGATCTGGGATTTTTCGGTAGCAAAGCCGCTTTCATCATGAAATAATCCTGTAACGTGATAGCGGTAGCCTTCACCAAAGAAGGCCATGGGAGGCGCTTCATGGATCTCGGCCCGGAAAGGATAGTAACCATCCCTTTTACAGTCAGGCTTTAGGCGATTAAAAATGGGCAGATCGCCGGGTTCCGGCAGCGTGACCTTCTCTCTCATGTGCCCAATCACTTCATCCATCAAAAGAATCACCGGAACTCTGAATCTTTCAGCCAGGTTAAAGGCCCTGACCGTTAAATCAAAGGTCTCCCGCACCGATGAAGGCACCAGGGCAATCACCGGATGGTCTCCGTGGGTCCCCCAACGGGCCTGCATAACATCCCCCTGGGCCGGAGCGGTGGCAACCCCCGTACTGGGCCCAAGCCTTTGTACGTTTACAATCACACAAGGTATTTCAGCCATGGAGGCATAACCGATGTTTTCTTGTTTTAAGGAAAATCCCGGGCCGCTGGTGGCGGTCATGCTTTTGGCTCCGGTGAGAGAGGCTCCCACCACCGCCGCCATACTGGCAATTTCGTCTTCCATCTGGATAAATTTCCCGTTTACCTGAGGTAATCTTCTGGCCAAAATCTCGGCAATTTCGGTGGAAGGCGTAATGGGGTATCCCGCATAAAACCGCATTCCCGCATAAATGGCCCCTTCGGCACAGGCTTCATTCCCCTGCATCAGGCGTGGTTCCTGGTTCATTGTTCAGCCACCTCCAGGGTTATGGCATAGTCGGGGCAGAAATTCTCACAGAGACCACACCCCACGCATTTATCCGGTTGAGCCACTTCCAACCGGTTGCCCTCCCCGAAGGCTAACACCCCTTTGTTGCAAAAAGCAATGCAGATACCGCATTTTTTGCACCAAGCCTGATTAATGACCACACCCGTTGGCTTTAGCCTTGGAATTTGTGAACGGTCCTTCACAGAGTCACTCCCCATCCCTGGCACCCGTTTCCTATTCCAACTATTTTGATAATTAAGAAAAGAGTACCGCTGAAATGAAATCTCGTCAACCAGCCAATTTCTTAGTTTTTCCGCTCTTACCCATTTATTTCCCTATACATTCTCATTTAGGATTTATATGCTGCCCAATGCTGTCAAAAAAAGAGAACCAATGGAACGCAGATTTTACGGATTTCCACGGATTTTTTAAAAAGCAATTTTCAAATTATTTTTAATCCACGTAAATCCGTATGATCCGTTAAATCCGCGTTCTATTCTTTTTTACACTACCGAGGGCTCCACATAGAGTTCCCCGCGTTCAAAACGGCTGAAGTCAAACATACTGATGGGCAGGCTGGTTTCCTCTCCCAGGATATATTCCGCCATAAGGCGGCCGGTCATGGGAGCAATCATAAAACCGTGGCCCGAAAAACCTGCCGCTAGATGAAAGCCTTCAATACCCGGCACACTGCCTAGAATTTGCTGGCGGTCGGGGGTCAGGTCATAAAGCCCGGCCCACTGGCGCACCACCCGCAGGTTGGCCAAAGGAGGCAGTAGGAAGGTAACCTTGGCCGCCATCTCATGCAGGAACTGCCAACTGCTGTTTTGATTGTATTCTTTGGGTTCATTGGGATCTCCCAGCCCCATCACAAAGCTCCCATGGGGCACCTGCTGACAATAAAGTCCATGATAAAAGCTCATCACCATGGGCTCCTGCATCATTTCCACCGGTTCGGTCACCAGGATCTGGTGGCGCTCCGGCGTTAAAGGAAGATCAATGCCGATGGTAGCCGCCAGGTCTTTGGAGTAAGAACCGGCGCAAAGAATCACCACCGGACTTTCAATGACTCCTTTATCGGTTTCAACTCCGGTAATTTTACCGTCCCGGCTCAATAACCGGGTCACTTCGGTGTAGGTCATGATTTCCACACCCAGCCTGCTGGCCGCTTTGGCGTAAGCGTCGGTGGTTTTAAAGGGATTGCAGTGCCCGTCTTTCTGGCAAAAGGTAGCCCCCAGCAGCCCCTGGGTATTTAAATGGGGTACAATTTCCTTGGATTCTTCCGGTGTAACCCACCGGGAAGGAATGCCCAATTGATGCTGAACACCCAGGTTTTTATGAAATTGCTCCACCATTTTCTCGGTGTAGGCCAGCAGCAGGTAACCGCCTTGCTTCAATTCAATACTGCCTTGGTAATCCAGTTCTTCTTCCAGATGCTCATAAATTTCAATACTTTTTTTAGCCAGCAGGCAGTTGGTTTCGGTGCCGAACTGCATACGCAGACCGGCGCCGCAGCGACCGGTGGCTCCGCTGGTCAGGTATTTCTTTTCAATTAATACAATTTTCCGGGCACCCTTGCGGGCCAGATTATAAGCAATGGAACAACCAATGACGCCACCGCCGATAACCACATAATCCGCCGTTTTATTCATGCTCAACACCTCCTGCCAAGACACCCAGCTTCACCGGTGTGGTGGGTGGGCGGAAGGTGGTAAGGGGTATATCCTTTACCGGATGACCGGTGGCCCTGGACAATTCGTTAACAATCAAAGGGGTGCAGGTTCTTCCCTGACAGGGGCCCATCCCCACCCGCAGCAATCGCTTTAACTGCTCCAAATCCGTGATACCCTGCTCAATGTAGCTGCGGATTTCCTCTGCGGTAATATCCTCACAGCGGCACAGGATGGTCAGGTCTTTTTTTTCATCGGCCATTTACCGCACCTCCTTTATTTTGAAGTGCCGTACTTCCATCATCTGTTCCTTCGGTACCGCCAGCCATACAATAGCGGTTTTATCCTGTATTTTGCTGTTTTGTACCCGGATCACCCGGACCTCGCCCACTTCCTGCCCGGCCCGGTTCACGGCAATGACCCGTTCATCCACTTGGGGCAGCGGAAGGAATTCATAAGGGATTTTTACCAGCGCCTCGTTATCCGAGAAGGTGGCATCCACCACAAAAATAGCTAATCCCGGGCAGCGGCTCATGCAGGTGCCGCACCCATTGCATTGATCGAAATGAATCCGGGGCCGTTCGTTAATATCTGCAAATTCCTGGATCGCTCCCTGCTTGCAGCTATGGTAGCAGGGATCACAGGGAATATTTTGAAAACACTCGGCAATGGCCACCGGACCCTTGGCCAACCGTTCCTGGCTGGGAAAGACTTCGGCCAGATTTTCCGGTGTTGGAATGCCGTTCACTGCCAGCATCTGTATCACTCCTTTTAGCCTAAAGCATAGCCTGGGCTAAGCCTTGGCGAATTTTCTCCCCCACCGGACCGGAACGCAGGCCCGCCAACTGGTCAAGGACATTTTGTCTCTCCAGTTCCAGACCATCACTGCTGTATCCTAAACTGGCCGCAGCATTTAACCCGGCCAGGGCTCCTTCCATCATGGCTGCGGAAGCCTCTTCAATGCCGGACACATCCCCGGCTACATAAATACCGGACTTGGAAGTTTCCAGATATTCATTTCTCAAGGGAACATTCCCGCCCAGTTCGGGAACAAAGGCCATTTTACAACCGGCCTGCCAGAGCAGTTCCGTCAGCGGCGACAGCCCCACGGACAGGCAGATTACGTCCGCCTCCATTTCCTTCTCTGTACCGGGAATGGGCTGCCAGCGATCATCCAACTGCACCAGAGTGGCTCCGGTTACTTCTCTTTCCCCGTGGGCCCGCTGAATGGTATGCCGGGTATAAATGGGCACCCCGGCCCGAACTACTTTGGCTGCATGGACCCAGTAGGCTCCGATGCGGGGACCGGCCTCAATAATGGCGGCCACCTCTACGCCCGCCTGCAGCAATTGGTAGCTGACAATAACCCCGATGTTTCCGGCGCCCACCATAAGCACTCTTTGGCCGGGTTTTACGCCGAAAACGTTGACCAGGGTCTGCACCGCTCCGGCACCGTATACCCCCGGCAGGTCATTGTTGGGGAACAATAAGGACTTTTCCGCCCCTCCGGTGGCAATAATCAAGCGTTCCCCTTGAAGGGTGATAATTTTGTTATGCTGCTCCAGCGCCAGCACTCCGTCTTCATAAAAGCCCAGGGCAGTGGCTTCGGTCAGCACTCTAATCTGCGGGTTGGCCATTACTTCATCGGCCAGTTCCCTGGCTATATCAATTCCTCTTTCAGAGGCTCGCTGTTGTTTGGAGCCGAAAAAACGGTGGGTTTGCTTGATTAATTGACCGCCTAAATAATCATTGCGGTCAATTAAAACCACCTTGGCCCCCAGTTTTGCAGCATTCAGGGCTGCGGCCAAACCCGCAGGTCCTCCTCCGACAATGGCAATCTCGGTATATTTCATTTCAACTCACCCTTCCCCTTCTGGGCTTCAACAACCATTCCTTCCTGCAGGCGCTCCACGCAAACTCTTACATTGGGTTCGCCATTCACCACCATCAGACAGGAAGAACAGTTGCCAATATTACAAAAAAGTCCCCGGGGACGGTGTAAATGCCCGCTTTCGCGCAGGGTCCGGACACCGGCGGCATGAAGGGCGGCGGCGATGGTTTCTCCTTCGTATCCTTCAAGTTTCTTACCGTCGAAGATAAAAGTTACCTTGCGTCCGGTTTTAAATTCCAAGATTGGATGTTGTTCAATACGCATGACTCGATACCCCCTCTGGTTTCTATAACGCAATTCTTGTGCCAAACATTTGGTCTCTGGCCCGGAGAACGGATAAAATTATTGATGGCTTCTGCGAACCCGCCAGCCCTTGATTTTAATAGGCCCATAAATATTTAAAAAGGGGTTTCCCACGACAAAAACCGACAGTAGCAAGGGATTTAAAAGAAAAAACACGACACATTGTACAAACCTCTGTACAACGTGTCGTGTTTTTAAACACTTCTCTATTTTTTACATAATGCCTAACTGATGCATTTTGTAATAAAGAGTGCTCCTGGGAATTCCCAGCATGCGCGCAGCCTCCGAACGGTTACCGTTCACCTGCTTCAGGGTTCTGATGATTAATTCCCTTTCGGTTTGTTCCGTAACCGATGCCAGCCCCACCGCAGCGGTTGCCTGATCTTGCTGGGAACTGATACGCAGCCCCTCCGGTATGGAACTCTCCAGAACTACATCCTTTTCCGTCAGGATGACCATCCGTTCAATGACGTTTTTAAGCTGGCGAATATTCCCCGGCCAGGAATAGGCTAAAAAGGTTGCCATCACGCCCGGTTCCAGCCGGGTAATGTTTTTATTGTACAATTGACCAAATTCCTGCAGAAACAGGTAAACCAGTTCGGGAATGTCTTCCCGCCGTTCCCGCAAGGGAGGTACTTCTAAGGCAACCACATTCAGTCTGTAATATAAATCTTCCCGGAAGGTCCCCTCTTCCATCATTTTTTCCAGATCCCGGTTGGTTGCGGCAATAATCCGCACATCCACCTTCACCGGGATTGACCCGCCCACTCTGAAAAAGATGCCGTCTTGCAGAACCCGCAGCATCTTTACCTGCATATCCAGGGGCAGCTCTCCCACCTCATCCAGAAAAAGGGTGCCTCCGTCGGCCATTTCAAAAACTCCGGCCTTTCCCTTCTTGTCCGCTCCGGTGAAAGCCCCACTTTCGTAACCAAACATTTCACTTTCAAAAAGACTGGGAGGAATGGCCGCACAATTAATGACGATAAAACTTTCCTTGGCCCGGCCACTGGCTTCATGAATGGCTTTGGCCACCAGTTCCTTCCCGGTGCCGCTTTCACCCCGCAGAAGCACCACAGCCTGGGTGTCGGCCACTTTGCGAGCCACATGGATCAGCTCCACCAGGCGTTTATGATGCCCTTTGATCATGGAAAAAGGGTTGCGGCCGGTAGCGATTTGTACAATTTCTTTTTCCAACCGCTGCACCTGGCAACTGGCTTGATTTAATTTTTGATTCAACTGCACAACTTCCGTTATGTCCCTTTCAGCAGAGACGGAGCCAATAATTTGCGGTCCCAGCCGCACAGGGGTGGCATTAATTAAAACATGGGTCCCTTCCACCGCTTCGTGGTGCTGGGAACGAATTTCTTCCCATTTCTTATTAACCCTGGTCACAATCAGGTTGGAGAAAAAATCTTTAATGGGTTTGCCCAGGATCTCTTTGGCCTTAATGCCGTATAAGGCTTCAGCCCGGCTGTTCCAGGTGAGGACTTTGTCGGATGCATCCACAATACAGATGGCTTCTTCCACGGTTTCCACCACCGCATTAATACGGGCCTCGGTTTCACAGACCCGGAGGGCTAGATCATGAAATACCTGATCGTAAGATAAGACCCCTAAAACTTCACCCTCTCCATTTCGGCAGACCAGGGCGTGATAACGCAATTCAGGCAAAAAAGCCAGTATCTCCCGGTCCAGATCCTCTTCATCCAGGACGGAAAAATCTCTTTTCATCACTTTATTGACCAGCTCATCGGACGCAAGATTACGATTTATAACATCCTTCCAAAGTAAAACCCCCACCAAGCGATCTTTCTCATAAACCAATACCACAGGGCGGTTGGGGATTCCCTTTTCCCGAACTTCCCCAATGGTCCACTCCGGGGTCACCGGCATAAGATCCTGGTACAACATTTCCTTTACGTTTAAAAATCCCTTGTGCATACCCTCACCCCAGTCTACCAACACGGTGTTAACTTCATGAACAACAGTATTAGTGCCTTGTAAAAAACAACGTGCCAAAAGAGCAACCAATATCACAACGAACAACCGCGGATAAAAATAAAGCATGGATTTAACGGATTATACGGATTTACACGGATGGGAAAATAAAGAGCAAAAAATCCGTGGAAATCCGTAAAATCCGTGTTCTATTGGTTTTTATTGAATGACAATCGCTTTTCTCTAAGGCGGATTGGTTTATTCTCCAAGATAGGCCTTTTGAACCTGCGGGTCGTTGGCCAATTCCTGAGCCGGCCCCGCCAAAACCACTTCGCCGGTTTCCAGCACATACGCCCGGTTGGCAATGGAAAGGGCCATATGGGCATTTTGCTCCACCAGCAAAATGGTTGTCCCGGTCTGATTGATTTCCTTAATAATCGTAAATATTTCTTGAACCAGCATGGGAGCCAGACCCATGGAGGGCTCATCCATCAGCAACAGGTTGGGTTGCGACATCAGCGCTCTGCCCATGGCCAGCATCTGCTGTTCTCCGCCGGATAATGTTCCGGATAATTGATGCTTGCGTTCTTCCAACCGGGGAAACCGCTGAAATATGTTGCGGATATCGGCTTTCACGTTGTCCTTGTCTTTGCGGATATACGCCCCCATCTCCAGGTTTTCCAGAACAGTCATCCTGGTAAAGACCTTGCGTCCCTCGGGAATCTGGGAAATGCCCATACTGACAATTTGGTGCGGGGGCATTTTAATCAGAGATTTCCCTTTATAGGTAATATCCCCAGATTGGGGGCGAATCAGTCCTGAAGCGGTCCGCAGCGTAGTGGTTTTCCCGGCGCCATTGGCACCAATCAAGGCCACAATTTCACCTTCGCCAACCTGGACGGAAACCCCTTTTAAGGCTCGAATGGCTCCGTAGGAAACATGCAGGTCTTTAATTTCAAGCAACACGGGTCAGCACACTTCCTTTCCCAGATAAGCTGCAATTACGGCCGGGTCTTTTTGGATCTCCGCTGGAGAACCGGCGGCAATTTTTTTACCATAATCCAGCACCGCAATGCGATCGGACAAATTCATCACAAATTTCATGTCGTGCTCAACCAGGAAAATCGTTAAGCCCATCTCCTGAATTTTACGGATCATGCTCATTAAAGTCTGTTTTTCCTGGGGATTCATACCGGCGGCGGGTTCATCCAATAAGATCAGCTTTGGATCGGTGGCCAGGGCTCTGGCAATTTCCAGACGCCGCTGTTCGCCGTAAGGCAGATTCATAGCCAATTCGTCTTTTTTATGTTCCAATTCCATTAATTGAAGGGCCTTTAAAGAGGCCTCCAAAATGGCCTTTTCTTCGGCTTTCGCTTTACCCCCCCGTATCAGCGCCCCCATAAATCCGGTACAGGTTCTACAGTGCTGTCCAATTTTTACATTATCCAGCACGGTCATTTCTCCAAATAGGCGGATGTTTTGAAAGGTTCTGGCAATACCCATCTTGGTAATGCTATGAGGTTTTAAAGCACTGATTTTATTGCCCATAAAGAGGATGTTCCCGGAGGTCGGCGGATAAATACCTGTAATTAAATTAAAAATGGTGCTTTTCCCTGCTCCGTTGGGACCAATCAGGGCCCGGATGGTTCCCGGCTCAATTCGCATATTGACGCTGTCCACCGCAGTGAGGCCGCCGAAACGGATGGTAACATTGTCTAATTCCAAGATTGCTTCAGGCATTTGCTCACCTCCACTCGTTCGCCTTGCTAGGTACGTCGGGATCCTTATCCTGTCCCTTTTTTCTGGACAACAGGCGGCTTATCTTTACGCCCCCCAGCAAACCCCTGGGCCGTACAATCATCATGACCACCATCAGTAAACCGTAAACCATCATCCGATAATCGGCGATAGTCCGTAAGAACTCCGGCGCCAGGGTCAGTACCGTGGTGCCTAACAGCACCCCGGGAATGCTTCCCAGCCCGCCTAAAACGATAAAGGTTAAAAATTCAAAGGAGCGGCTAAAACTAAAGTCCGAAGGATTCAAATATTGCAACAGGTGTGCGTAAAGCCCGCCACTCACTCCGGCTAAAAAGGTGCCAATGGCAAAGGCCGCGATTTTACTTGCAGTAATATTAACGCCCATGGCCTCCGCTGCAATCTCATCCTCCCGGATCGCAATCAGCGAGCGGCCAAAGCGGGAATTTTCTAATCGAACCATGGCCCAGATGGAAATTGCCACCACCACAATCACCACGGTAAGGGTGGTGGAACGGGGAATACCGGCCAGCCCCAGGGCCCCTCCGGTAATACTCATATTAAGAAAAACAACCCGTACAATCTCGCCAAATCCCAGTGTGGCAATCCCTAAATAATCACCCGTTAGTCTTAATGTCGGATAACCCAGCAGAACGCCCCAGAGGGAGGCCATCAGACCACCGGCCAGCAGGGCCAGTACAAAGGGTGCGTTCAGCCTTAGACTGAAAATAGCGGCGGTATAAGCTCCAATACTTAAAAAAGCGGCGTGGCCAAAGGACAATTGTCCGGTAACACCGGTAATAATGTGCAATCCCAGGGCAGCCACCAGGTAAATACCCAACATGGTTAATACCTGGATATAGTAATCGTTTAAAAACATGCTGAAAATACTATCCATGGTGATCAACCTACACTTTCCTCTGGATTGGACGCCCCAGCAATCCGGTGGGTCTGAAAAGCA is drawn from Desulforamulus ruminis DSM 2154 and contains these coding sequences:
- a CDS encoding 4Fe-4S dicluster domain-containing protein, whose product is MKDRSQIPRLKPTGVVINQAWCKKCGICIAFCNKGVLAFGEGNRLEVAQPDKCVGCGLCENFCPDYAITLEVAEQ
- a CDS encoding NAD(P)/FAD-dependent oxidoreductase; the encoded protein is MKYTEIAIVGGGPAGLAAALNAAKLGAKVVLIDRNDYLGGQLIKQTHRFFGSKQQRASERGIDIARELADEVMANPQIRVLTEATALGFYEDGVLALEQHNKIITLQGERLIIATGGAEKSLLFPNNDLPGVYGAGAVQTLVNVFGVKPGQRVLMVGAGNIGVIVSYQLLQAGVEVAAIIEAGPRIGAYWVHAAKVVRAGVPIYTRHTIQRAHGEREVTGATLVQLDDRWQPIPGTEKEMEADVICLSVGLSPLTELLWQAGCKMAFVPELGGNVPLRNEYLETSKSGIYVAGDVSGIEEASAAMMEGALAGLNAAASLGYSSDGLELERQNVLDQLAGLRSGPVGEKIRQGLAQAML
- a CDS encoding 2-oxoacid:ferredoxin oxidoreductase subunit beta, whose amino-acid sequence is MLPVIEQYFRLEKLPHMWCPGCGNGIILHCLVKAIDQLCLDQDRTTMVSGIGCAARAAGYLDFDTLHTTHGRALAFATGVKFAKPELNVFVLTGDGDCTAIGGNHFIHAARRNINLTTIVFNNNIYGMTGGQYSPMTPNTCRATTSPYGNLERPFNLANLAIAAGATFVGRATTYHTKLLTDLIIEGYKNNGFSLIEVVTHCPTAFGRHNKMGSSADMLKWQKDHGIPAMRYANLTPGEQADKFAVGILHRGEAPEYTAEYQKLMEKFQGGS
- a CDS encoding NAD(P)/FAD-dependent oxidoreductase → MNKTADYVVIGGGVIGCSIAYNLARKGARKIVLIEKKYLTSGATGRCGAGLRMQFGTETNCLLAKKSIEIYEHLEEELDYQGSIELKQGGYLLLAYTEKMVEQFHKNLGVQHQLGIPSRWVTPEESKEIVPHLNTQGLLGATFCQKDGHCNPFKTTDAYAKAASRLGVEIMTYTEVTRLLSRDGKITGVETDKGVIESPVVILCAGSYSKDLAATIGIDLPLTPERHQILVTEPVEMMQEPMVMSFYHGLYCQQVPHGSFVMGLGDPNEPKEYNQNSSWQFLHEMAAKVTFLLPPLANLRVVRQWAGLYDLTPDRQQILGSVPGIEGFHLAAGFSGHGFMIAPMTGRLMAEYILGEETSLPISMFDFSRFERGELYVEPSVV
- a CDS encoding (2Fe-2S)-binding protein, whose product is MRIEQHPILEFKTGRKVTFIFDGKKLEGYEGETIAAALHAAGVRTLRESGHLHRPRGLFCNIGNCSSCLMVVNGEPNVRVCVERLQEGMVVEAQKGKGELK
- a CDS encoding branched-chain amino acid ABC transporter permease, which translates into the protein MDSIFSMFLNDYYIQVLTMLGIYLVAALGLHIITGVTGQLSFGHAAFLSIGAYTAAIFSLRLNAPFVLALLAGGLMASLWGVLLGYPTLRLTGDYLGIATLGFGEIVRVVFLNMSITGGALGLAGIPRSTTLTVVIVVVAISIWAMVRLENSRFGRSLIAIREDEIAAEAMGVNITASKIAAFAIGTFLAGVSGGLYAHLLQYLNPSDFSFSRSFEFLTFIVLGGLGSIPGVLLGTTVLTLAPEFLRTIADYRMMVYGLLMVVMMIVRPRGLLGGVKISRLLSRKKGQDKDPDVPSKANEWR
- a CDS encoding ABC transporter ATP-binding protein is translated as MLLEIKDLHVSYGAIRALKGVSVQVGEGEIVALIGANGAGKTTTLRTASGLIRPQSGDITYKGKSLIKMPPHQIVSMGISQIPEGRKVFTRMTVLENLEMGAYIRKDKDNVKADIRNIFQRFPRLEERKHQLSGTLSGGEQQMLAMGRALMSQPNLLLMDEPSMGLAPMLVQEIFTIIKEINQTGTTILLVEQNAHMALSIANRAYVLETGEVVLAGPAQELANDPQVQKAYLGE
- a CDS encoding sigma-54-dependent Fis family transcriptional regulator; translated protein: MHKGFLNVKEMLYQDLMPVTPEWTIGEVREKGIPNRPVVLVYEKDRLVGVLLWKDVINRNLASDELVNKVMKRDFSVLDEEDLDREILAFLPELRYHALVCRNGEGEVLGVLSYDQVFHDLALRVCETEARINAVVETVEEAICIVDASDKVLTWNSRAEALYGIKAKEILGKPIKDFFSNLIVTRVNKKWEEIRSQHHEAVEGTHVLINATPVRLGPQIIGSVSAERDITEVVQLNQKLNQASCQVQRLEKEIVQIATGRNPFSMIKGHHKRLVELIHVARKVADTQAVVLLRGESGTGKELVAKAIHEASGRAKESFIVINCAAIPPSLFESEMFGYESGAFTGADKKGKAGVFEMADGGTLFLDEVGELPLDMQVKMLRVLQDGIFFRVGGSIPVKVDVRIIAATNRDLEKMMEEGTFREDLYYRLNVVALEVPPLRERREDIPELVYLFLQEFGQLYNKNITRLEPGVMATFLAYSWPGNIRQLKNVIERMVILTEKDVVLESSIPEGLRISSQQDQATAAVGLASVTEQTERELIIRTLKQVNGNRSEAARMLGIPRSTLYYKMHQLGIM
- a CDS encoding 2-oxoacid:acceptor oxidoreductase subunit alpha, which codes for MNQEPRLMQGNEACAEGAIYAGMRFYAGYPITPSTEIAEILARRLPQVNGKFIQMEDEIASMAAVVGASLTGAKSMTATSGPGFSLKQENIGYASMAEIPCVIVNVQRLGPSTGVATAPAQGDVMQARWGTHGDHPVIALVPSSVRETFDLTVRAFNLAERFRVPVILLMDEVIGHMREKVTLPEPGDLPIFNRLKPDCKRDGYYPFRAEIHEAPPMAFFGEGYRYHVTGLFHDESGFATEKSQIIDTQLKRLHQKIYAHLDEIVTYHSDRTEDAELVVIAYGGTARSVARAVKLAREEGLKVGVFRPQTIWPFPEKAVDQLAAAGKKLLVAEMNYGQLLLEVERISRGRCLVTGCLQADGELTKPETILNKIREVYGTCSR
- a CDS encoding ABC transporter ATP-binding protein, whose protein sequence is MPEAILELDNVTIRFGGLTAVDSVNMRIEPGTIRALIGPNGAGKSTIFNLITGIYPPTSGNILFMGNKISALKPHSITKMGIARTFQNIRLFGEMTVLDNVKIGQHCRTCTGFMGALIRGGKAKAEEKAILEASLKALQLMELEHKKDELAMNLPYGEQRRLEIARALATDPKLILLDEPAAGMNPQEKQTLMSMIRKIQEMGLTIFLVEHDMKFVMNLSDRIAVLDYGKKIAAGSPAEIQKDPAVIAAYLGKEVC
- a CDS encoding 4Fe-4S binding protein, encoding MLAVNGIPTPENLAEVFPSQERLAKGPVAIAECFQNIPCDPCYHSCKQGAIQEFADINERPRIHFDQCNGCGTCMSRCPGLAIFVVDATFSDNEALVKIPYEFLPLPQVDERVIAVNRAGQEVGEVRVIRVQNSKIQDKTAIVWLAVPKEQMMEVRHFKIKEVR
- a CDS encoding (2Fe-2S)-binding protein yields the protein MADEKKDLTILCRCEDITAEEIRSYIEQGITDLEQLKRLLRVGMGPCQGRTCTPLIVNELSRATGHPVKDIPLTTFRPPTTPVKLGVLAGGVEHE